The genomic window TCACGCTGTGACATGAGGACCAGTGGCTCGCCGTCACGTCGGGTCACCGTGACTGGGTGATCGTCGGCCTCGGCGAAGACCTCGGCCGAGTGCTTGCTCAGATCGGAAGAACGGCGGCTGAGTGTCGGGAGGTAGGTCGAAGCGCTCATCCACTCATGGTATTCGGAATGTGTTCGGAAGTCTATGGAGACGCGACGTAACGAACACGAAACGGATTCGATACTGCATTGAAACCGACCGTCACGACAATTGGATGACCTATTGAAAATGCGGTCGTCCGTTTTGGATCCCGCGCGAACCCTGGAGGTCCGGATGGACACGGCTGCAATCGCGGGCAACACGGCATGGCTCCTGACGGCGGTGGTGGCCGTGGCGCTCATGCTGCCCGGCCTGGCGATGTTCTATGGCGGCATGGTCAGTCGTCGCATCACCATGAACATGATGATGATGATCTTCGCGTCGTTCTGTCTCGTCGGGATCCTCTGGGTCGCGTTCGGCTACTCGATGGTCTTCGGCGACAGCCTCGGCGGCCTCGGGCTCGTCGGCGACCCCACCGAGTACCCGGGCCTCGGTCAGTTGCTCGTCGCCCCTGAGGGGAGCGCGCTGCCGCCGCTGGCGCTCGCCGCACTCCACCTGATGTTCGCCGGTCTCACGATCGGCATCGTCGCCGGAGCGGCCGCCGGGCGGATGAAGTTCAGCGCGTGGATGGTCTTCGCCGGTGTCTGGTCGACGCTCGTCTACTTCCCGGTCGCGCACTGGGTCTTCGCCTTCGACTCCGCTGACGGCAGCGTGCAGGGCGGGTGGCTGGCCAACACGATCGGCTCGATCGACTACGCCGGCAGCACCGCGATCCACGTCAACTCCGGGGTCGCCGCGCTCGCCCTCGCCATCGTCCTGGGCAAGCGGAACGGCTTCCCGTCGCAGCCCAAGGCGCACAGCCTCCCGCTCACGCTCCTCGGCGCCGGCCTGCTCTTCGTCGGCTGGATCGGCTTCGACGGCAGCGCCCTCGGTGCCGCCGACAACAACGCCGCCGTCGCCGTGTTCAACACCGTCGCCGCGACCTGCGCGGGCGTCATCGTCTGGCTCGTCGTCGAGAAGCTGCGCGACGGTCACCCCACCACCCTCGGTGCCTGCTCGGGCGCGATCGCCGCACTCGTCGCCATCACGCCCTCCTGCGGTGCGGTCACCCCGCTCGGCTCCCTCGCGATCGGTGCCGCCGCGGCGGTCGTCTGCTACTTCGCGGTCAGTCTCAAGGTCCGCCTCGGCTTCGACGACGCCCTCGACGTCACCGCGCTGCACTTCGTCGGCGGTGTCGTCGGCGGCCTCCTCATCGGTGTCCTCGCCGTGCCGCTCGCGCCGAGCGGTGGAGAGGGGCTCCTCGCGGGCGGTGGCTTCCTGCTCCTGGGCAAGCAGGCGCTCGCGATCGTCGCCGTCTTCGTCTACACCTTCTCCATCACCTGGGTGCTCGCGAAGGTGCTCGACAAGACGATGGGCATCCGTGTCCCGGCCGAGACGGAGGCGCAGGGCCTCGACGTCGTCCTCCACGCCGAGAACGCCTACGAGATCAGCACGCACGAAGCGCTCGCCCCGCGTGGGCACGCCGAACCGACGGTCCCGGCCGTCGTCGACTAGGACCGGCACCGAGGGGGAACGGCACTGACGGCGCCGCAGAACACCACCGGGGTAGGGGGTCCGCGATACCCCAGGGTGATGCTGCGGCGCCGTCCGCTTCGTAGCGTCGGAGCATGGACGTCATCAACGAGCTCATCCTCAACGCAGTGACCTCACCGTGGCTGTACGTGGTGATGTTCGCGACCGCCGTCATCGACGGGTTCTTCCCGCCGATCCCGAGCGAGACGGTGCTCGTCGCCGCGGCGGCCGTCGCGGTCTCGACCGGCGGATCGAACCTCCTGCTCCTCTGCGCCGTCGCGGCCGTGGGCGCGGCGATCGGCGACAACATCGCCTACCTCATCGGCCGCGGGGTCGGCACGACGCGCTTCGCGTGGATGCGGCGTGCCCGGATCGCGGCGGCTTTCGATCGGGCAGGGCGGACGCTCGGGCGTCGAGGCGCCCCGCTGATCCTCGGCGCGCGGTACATCCCGGTCGGCCGCGTCGTCGTCAACATGTCCGCCGGTGCCCTCCGATACCCGTGGCGACGGTTCCTGCCGCTCAGTGTCATCGGGGGAGTGACCTGGGCCGCCTACAGCGCGATCATCGGCGTCGTCGCCGGCAAGCTCTTCGAGGACCAGCCGTTCCTCAGTTCCGTGCTCGGTGTGGGCGTCGCGCTCGTCCTCGGTCTGGTCGTCGACCGGGTCGCAGCCGTCCGTCGTCGTCGCCGCGAGCGGTCCGAGGCGGCCAGCGACGGGACGCCAGCGCGGTCGGACACCGAGGAACACCCGCCGGCCCTGGCGCTGATGGGACAATGACCCTCATGGATCGGACGGCGCGCGGCACCTCCCGCCGCACCGTCGGACGCTTCGTCCTCGCGGGCGTCGGCGTCGTCCTGCTGAGCGTCCTCGTTCCGATCCAGAGCCTCCTCTACGGCACCGTGCTCCCGGCGTCGTTCCTCCTCGGAGCCGCGGTCTGCGGCGCGCCGCTCCTGTCCGTCGTGCTCCCGCGCGTCGCGATCGTGCTGTTCTCCGCTGCTGCCTTCGTGCTCCCGCTGGTCGCTTCGCCCGACCACGACCCGGTCTGGCCCTGGCCGTGGTCGGTGCCCGCGCTCATCGCCTTCGCCGTGTTCGTCGGCGTCGTCACCTTCCTCCACGGCTGGCTGCTGGGACTCATCCCGTTGCTCGTCGGCATCGCGGGCTCGCTCGTCGCGGCACTCCTCGTCCCGTCCGCCGCCGACGCGACCGCCATGGCCGCGGACCTCATCGTCGCGTCCTCCGTCGCGGGGGTGGCGTACCTCGTGGCTCTGCTCATCTCCGGGCGGGTGCGGTTGGGTGAGGAGCTGACTCGTGAGCGCGAGACCTCCGCCGCCGAGCAGTCCCGGCGCGTGCTCGTCGAGGAGCGCACCCGCATCGCCCGCGAGCTCCACGACGTGGTCGCGCACAGCATGTCCGTGATCCAGGTGCAGGCCTCGACGGCGAAGTACCGCGTGCCCGGCCTCGCCGAGGACGCCGCAGCGGAGTTCGACGACATCGCCGCCACCGCTCGGGGCTCGCTCGTCGAGATGCGGCGTCTGCTCGGCGTCCTGCGCACCGAGGACCAGGTCGCGGAACTCGCTCCGCAACAGGGCTTGGACGACCTCCCGGCGCTCGCCGACGGGCTGCGTCGCGTCGGCGCCGACATCACCCTCTCGATGGACCGCGGCGACGAGGGCGCCCTGCCCGCCCCGCCGACCGTGCAGATCGCGGCGTTCCGCATCGTGCAGGAGGCGATGAGCAACGCCGTCCGACACGCACCGGGCGCGCCCATCGTCGTCGACGTCCGGGTCGACGCGACCGCAGTGCAGCTGCGCATCCACAACGGCCCTGCGCAGAGCCCCGGGGAGCACGGCGCCGGACACGGCCTCCGCGGCATGCTCGAACGCGCCGCCCTCCTCGACGGCACTCTCGACGCCGGCCCCGACGGTGTCGGCGGTTGGCTCGTGACGGCCGTGCTACCCACCGGGGAACCGACCTCGATGCCATCCCGCCCCCGACCCAGCTCGACGAAGGAACGCCAGTGACCATCGACGTCCTCATCGCCGACGACCAGGCCATGGTCCGAGCCGGGTTCGCCGCGCTCCTCGACGCCCACGACGGGATCCGGGTGACAGGGCAGGCCGCGAACGGTGCCGAAGCGGTCACGCTGTCGGCGCGACTCGACCCCGACGTCATCCTCATGGATGTCCGCATGCCCGAGCTCGACGGCATCGAGGCGGCGAAGCGCATCCTCGGCCCGGGCTACCCGGCGGCGAAGGTGCCTCGCATCATCATGCTCACCACCTTCGACATCGACGACTACGTCTACGATGCGCTGCAGGCCGGGGCGAGCGGCTTCCTCCTCAAGGACGCGCTGCCCGAGGACCTCGTGCACGCCGTCCGGGTGGTGGCGGCCGGCGACGCACTGCTGGCACCCAGCGTCACCCGGCGGATGATCGCCCAGTTCGCCGCGCAGAAGCCCCGTGCCTCGCATGGTGCCGCGCGGCTGGCGGAGCTCACCGAGCGCGAGCGCGAGGTGCTCGTCCTCATC from Plantibacter flavus includes these protein-coding regions:
- a CDS encoding ammonium transporter, whose amino-acid sequence is MDTAAIAGNTAWLLTAVVAVALMLPGLAMFYGGMVSRRITMNMMMMIFASFCLVGILWVAFGYSMVFGDSLGGLGLVGDPTEYPGLGQLLVAPEGSALPPLALAALHLMFAGLTIGIVAGAAAGRMKFSAWMVFAGVWSTLVYFPVAHWVFAFDSADGSVQGGWLANTIGSIDYAGSTAIHVNSGVAALALAIVLGKRNGFPSQPKAHSLPLTLLGAGLLFVGWIGFDGSALGAADNNAAVAVFNTVAATCAGVIVWLVVEKLRDGHPTTLGACSGAIAALVAITPSCGAVTPLGSLAIGAAAAVVCYFAVSLKVRLGFDDALDVTALHFVGGVVGGLLIGVLAVPLAPSGGEGLLAGGGFLLLGKQALAIVAVFVYTFSITWVLAKVLDKTMGIRVPAETEAQGLDVVLHAENAYEISTHEALAPRGHAEPTVPAVVD
- a CDS encoding DedA family protein; amino-acid sequence: MDVINELILNAVTSPWLYVVMFATAVIDGFFPPIPSETVLVAAAAVAVSTGGSNLLLLCAVAAVGAAIGDNIAYLIGRGVGTTRFAWMRRARIAAAFDRAGRTLGRRGAPLILGARYIPVGRVVVNMSAGALRYPWRRFLPLSVIGGVTWAAYSAIIGVVAGKLFEDQPFLSSVLGVGVALVLGLVVDRVAAVRRRRRERSEAASDGTPARSDTEEHPPALALMGQ
- a CDS encoding sensor histidine kinase; the protein is MDRTARGTSRRTVGRFVLAGVGVVLLSVLVPIQSLLYGTVLPASFLLGAAVCGAPLLSVVLPRVAIVLFSAAAFVLPLVASPDHDPVWPWPWSVPALIAFAVFVGVVTFLHGWLLGLIPLLVGIAGSLVAALLVPSAADATAMAADLIVASSVAGVAYLVALLISGRVRLGEELTRERETSAAEQSRRVLVEERTRIARELHDVVAHSMSVIQVQASTAKYRVPGLAEDAAAEFDDIAATARGSLVEMRRLLGVLRTEDQVAELAPQQGLDDLPALADGLRRVGADITLSMDRGDEGALPAPPTVQIAAFRIVQEAMSNAVRHAPGAPIVVDVRVDATAVQLRIHNGPAQSPGEHGAGHGLRGMLERAALLDGTLDAGPDGVGGWLVTAVLPTGEPTSMPSRPRPSSTKERQ
- a CDS encoding response regulator, which codes for MTIDVLIADDQAMVRAGFAALLDAHDGIRVTGQAANGAEAVTLSARLDPDVILMDVRMPELDGIEAAKRILGPGYPAAKVPRIIMLTTFDIDDYVYDALQAGASGFLLKDALPEDLVHAVRVVAAGDALLAPSVTRRMIAQFAAQKPRASHGAARLAELTEREREVLVLIGQGRSNSEIAATLFIAEQTVKTHVGKVLAKVGARDRVQAVIFAYDTGLVAPS